In the Telopea speciosissima isolate NSW1024214 ecotype Mountain lineage chromosome 2, Tspe_v1, whole genome shotgun sequence genome, one interval contains:
- the LOC122653196 gene encoding secreted RxLR effector protein 161-like, which translates to MSQCSGSDAPISKGEKLNKGQCPRNDVERNSMKDKPYASAVGSLMYAQVCTRPDIAFAVGVLGRFQSNVGLAHWTAAKKVMHCLQRTKDFKLVFNRSENLEVVGYSDSDYSGCTDDMKFTSGYIFLMGGGPISWKSVKQTIIASSTMQAEFVALFEATKQVVWLRNFISELKVVDSISRPLRVWCDNTSAVCFSKNNKKTSSSKHIEIKYLLVKEKVCSKEVEVEHISMEKMVVDPLTKDLAVGVFKRHVSSMGIVDSFDVFG; encoded by the coding sequence ATGTCCCAGTGTTCAGGGAGTGATGCACCCATTAGTAAAGGGGAAAAGTTGAATAAGGGACAGTGTCCGAGGAATGATGTTGAGAGGAACTCCATGAAGGATAAGCCTTATGCTTCTGCTGTTGGGAGTTTGATGTATGCACAGGTCTGCACCCGTCCAGATATTGCTTTTGCAGTTGGTGTTCTTGGGAGGTTCCAGTCAAATGTAGGATTGGCACATTGGACTGCTGCCAAGAAAGTAATGCATTGCTTGCAGAGGACAAAGGACTTCAAGCTGGTTTTTAACAGGAGCGAGAATCTCGAGGTAGTTGGCTATTCTGATTCAGATTACAGTGGATGCACTGATGACATGAAGTTCACTTCTGGCTACATCTTTTTAATGGGAGGTGGACCTATTTCTTGGAAGAGTGTCAAGCAGACCATCATTGCTTCATCCACCATGCAAGCTGAGTTTGTGGCACTTTTTGAAGCAACAAAGCAAGTTGTGTGGTTGAGGAATTTCATTTCTGAGCTGAAGGTTGTTGATTCGATCTCCAGGCCTTTGAGAGTGTGGTGTGATAATACCTCGGCGGTTTGCTTCTCCAAGAACAACAAGAAGACAAGTAGCTCAAAGCATATTGAGATCAAGTATCTTCTGGTTAAGGAGAAAGTCTGCAGTAAAGAGGTTGAGGTTGAGCATATCTCAATGGAAAAGATGGTGGTTGATCCACTCACCAAGGATCTTGCTGTGGGAGTCTTCAAGCGACATGTGTCTAGCATGGGTATTGTAGATTCTTTTGATGTAtttggttag
- the LOC122651293 gene encoding chalcone synthase-like produces the protein MIKKRYTYLTEEFLKENPKFCAFMAPSFDARQDILIVEVPKLGKEAADVAIKEWGQDKSKITHLIFCTTSGVDMPGADYQLTKLLGLRPSVKRVMMYNQGCFAGGTVLRLAKDLAENNKGARVLIVCSEIHAVSFRGPSETHLDSLVGQSLFGDGAAAVIVGADPIPGVEKSLFELVSASQTILPDSGDAIAGHLREVGLVIQLLKEVPYIISDNIEKILVEAFEPLGISDWNSIFWIPHPGGRAILDQIEAKLSLKPEKLRAARHILSEYGNMSNPSVFFILDEMRKMSTEVGLKTTGEGLEWGVLAAFGPGLTVETVVLHSMAA, from the exons ATGATCAAGAAGCGCTACACGTACTTGACCGAGGAGTTCCTCAAGGAGAACCCAAAGTTCTGTGCTTTCATGGCGCCTTCATTTGATGCCAGGCAAGACATATTGATTGTTGAGGTACCAAAGCTGGGGAAAGAAGCAGCAGATGTGGCCATCAAAGAGTGGGGACAGGACAAGTCCAAGATCACCCACTTGATCTTCTGCACCACCAGTGGTGTCGACATGCCCGGAGCAGACTACCAACTCACCAAACTCCTTGGTCTCCGACCCTCTGTGAAGCGAGTCATGATGTACAACCAAGGATGCTTTGCAGGTGGTACGGTCCTTCGCCTGGCCAAGGACCTTGCAGAGAACAATAAAGGTGCACGTGTCCTTATAGTGTGCTCTGAGATCCATGCTGTGTCCTTCCGTGGCCCAAGCGAGACTCACCTTGACAGTCTTGTGGGTCAATCTCTTTTCGGAGATGGAGCAGCTGCAGTGATAGTTGGGGCTGACCCAATTCCTGGTGTTGAGAAGTCCTTGTTCGAGCTGGTCTCGGCTTCCCAAACCATCCTCCCTGACAGTGGAGATGCCATTGCTGGGCATCTCAGAGAGGTTGGTCTCGTCATCCAACTTCTTAAAGAGGTTCCCTACATCATCTCCGACAACATTGAGAAGATCCTTGTTGAGGCATTTGAGCCACTGGGTATCTCTGATTGGAACTCAATTTTCTGGATCCCTCACCCTGGTGGACGGGCCATTCTAGACCAGATTGAGGCCAAGCTCTCCCTTAAACCGGAAAAGCTACGAGCAGCACGACACATCCTTAGCGAGTATGGTAACATGAGTAACCCATCTGTGTTTTTCATATTGgatgagatgaggaagatgTCGACCGAAGTGGGGTTGAAGACCACCGGTGAAGGGCTTGAGTGGGGTGTTCTTGCTGCGTTCGGACCCGGTCTGACCGTTGAGACTGTAGTGCTCCACAGCATGGCTGCCTA g